A region of uncultured Carboxylicivirga sp. DNA encodes the following proteins:
- the rpmD gene encoding 50S ribosomal protein L30, giving the protein MAKIKVTQVKSKIGATARQKNTLAALGLRKLQQTVEHEATPQIEGMVQKVLHLVSVER; this is encoded by the coding sequence ATGGCTAAGATAAAAGTAACTCAGGTTAAGAGTAAGATCGGGGCCACTGCCAGACAAAAAAATACTTTGGCAGCCCTTGGGTTGAGAAAGCTTCAACAAACCGTTGAACACGAAGCAACACCTCAGATTGAGGGTATGGTTCAAAAAGTGCTGCACTTAGTGTCAGTAGAAAGATAA